In Bifidobacteriaceae bacterium, one DNA window encodes the following:
- a CDS encoding DeoD-type purine-nucleoside phosphorylase — protein MSTPHISAEPGDFAPAVIMPGDPYRADRMAEAVLDQSRVVSDVRGIRAYTGTYDGRPLSIMASGMGMPSIAIYATELYRFYGVERIVRVGTAGGIAPGVARGDVLIALGAHTTSAMNENRIPSVHFSAVADFRLAAAAVGAALGDPRVKVGTVVSEDHFYFKVPGALEALAAHRVLGVEMEAAGLYGVAAAEGKAALAVLTVSDHLVADGQDMTAAERETQFARALELGMAAALLDLE, from the coding sequence ATGAGCACACCACATATCAGCGCGGAGCCGGGCGATTTCGCCCCGGCGGTCATCATGCCCGGCGACCCGTACCGGGCCGACCGCATGGCGGAGGCTGTGCTGGACCAGTCGAGAGTTGTGTCCGACGTGCGGGGCATCCGCGCATACACCGGCACCTATGACGGCCGCCCGCTGTCCATCATGGCGAGCGGGATGGGCATGCCGTCGATCGCCATCTACGCGACCGAGCTGTACCGGTTCTACGGCGTTGAGCGGATCGTCCGGGTGGGCACCGCAGGCGGGATAGCGCCAGGGGTCGCTCGTGGCGACGTGTTGATCGCCCTCGGCGCCCACACCACCAGCGCCATGAACGAAAACCGCATTCCGTCCGTCCACTTCTCGGCCGTGGCGGACTTCCGACTCGCGGCCGCCGCCGTTGGAGCCGCCTTGGGCGACCCGCGGGTCAAGGTGGGAACGGTGGTCAGCGAAGACCACTTCTACTTCAAAGTGCCAGGCGCGCTGGAGGCGCTCGCCGCGCACCGCGTCCTGGGGGTGGAGATGGAGGCCGCGGGCCTCTACGGCGTTGCCGCCGCCGAGGGCAAGGCCGCGCTCGCGGTCCTCACCGTCTCCGACCACCTGGTGGCGGACGGCCAAGACATGACCGCCGCTGAGCGTGAGACGCAGTTCGCCCGCGCGCTCGAGCTGGGCATGGCGGCCGCCCTCCTCGACCTGGAGTAG